tgtgtgtgggtgtgagtgcgtgtgtggggatgtgtgtgtgtgggtgtgagtgcgtgtgtgtgtgtgtggatgtgtgtgtgtgtgtgtgagtgagtgtgtgtgggtgtgagtgtgtgtgggtgtgagtgcgtgtgtggggatgtgtgtgtgtgtgtgtgtgagtgcgtgtgtgtgtgggtgtgagtgtgtgtgggtgtgagtgcgtgtgtggggatgtgtgtgtgtgtgtgtgagtgcgtgtgtgtgtgtgtgtgtgtgtgcgcgtgtgtgtgtgtgtgtgtgtgtgtgtgtgttctgctgaaTCTCATTCGACTCGTCCTGTCTTTTTTCTGGACCACACTATAACTAGCTGCCCACTTTAGCGTGCTGCTGTTTTTGATGTCAGCATGAAGCCCAGATGGATGATGGTTATTTCCAGACTACTGAAGTGAGCTGCGTTACAGTATTATGTGATGAACCTATCGGACCTCGCCGGTGCGTTTGCTCTCACGTCCCGTCTTCGTGCTTCGTGACTGCAGCAAATAAACTTTAACTAAATCGACTGAACGTTAAACAACGttataaatcaaacaaaaagtGCATTAGAGggacataaaaaataaagggtTTAAATCAATAACATAACGAGCTGAAATCTGAGATCGGACGGAGTTTTATTATCCatgacgagagagagagagagagagagagagagagacagtgtgtgtgtgtgtgtgtgtgtgtgtgtgtgtgtgtgtgtgtgtgtgtgtgtagggactCACTTTCCCAGTCATTGCGGACCTCCGTGTCCCAGAAGTAATGGCACACCTCGTGACCTGTAACACCTTTCACTGCGTGTGTGGCTTTCAGAGGGTCTAACACGATGCCGTTCTCTTCAACCTCTCTCctgtacacctacacacacacacacacacacacacacacacacacacacgcacgtctTGAGTTCAGACAAAATACCGTTTCagtaaatttattattaaagctaCTGTCGTCTTCAACGATCGCCTCACCTTCATCTCTCCCTCTTCCACCACCAGCTGCCAGTTTGCATCTCCGCCCACATCCTGTAGGGAGTAGATCATGTGACTCTGTACCATCTCCTCCACCTATCAGAAACCAGGAAGAAGAAACGTCAACGTTCTTTCAGGGTTAGATTTGTCCTCGTGCCCATTAATGTCTAATCAGAGTACAGAATTTGACAGAGCTGCggtagaaaaaaaagagacaattcTGACATTTAGAGAAAATAAGACGTATTTGTTCTTAGACTCGTTAAAACACCAGAAATGTAATTTTACACTATTTGGGCTCGGTGTGTAAACTGTAGACATCAGTGCTGTTTATTGTCTCGTGTTTAGAgtgagttaaacatgctgtggCCACCGCTAGGTGGCGCCGTTACCTCAGCACTGAACATGTGCTCGTGATGACGAGTGGGACTGAGCACTACGTCGCAGGATAGAGGGGAGGTGGGCGGAGTGGGGGGCTGGAGCACAGAGACAGGATGGAGAGAAAGCGAAAATGAACGTTGGTGATATGGTAAAGGTGGTGAGGATGTCTGTAAATTCACGATCAGGAAAGACGAGCGCGTGTAGGAGAAACGCGCGATGACGGCGTTCCTTCGCGGAGGGTTTAGTAAAAGTATCCGGCTCACCTTCTCGGCGAATCGGTGAGTGCCCATGGTGGAATAGATGTCTCCGGATGGCATCGGGCTCGGTCTCTGTACCCGGGATTTTTCCGTCTGTGTCTAGAAAACACGAACGCACAATCAGACGGCTGCTCacaattcagtgtgtgtgattctttACAATCAGATATGAAATTCCTGAGAAGAtaaattaagggttaagggccttgctcaggggcccaggagtgacagcttggtggccagagatttgaactcatgaccttctgatcagtaaaccaacaccttaaccgcagAGCTGCCACTTCCCTAGTTCTGTGTATTAGTGACATCACCAGCTTTGTTCTACATctagtgtttaataaataaataaataaataaataattcataatttttttttttttttaacagataatAAAGGTGAAATCGACGGGATGTGATTGGTGGGATAGCTTTCCAAACCTGTTCCTctattttgtcttgtctgtccaGAGCGGCTTCAACGGCGTCAAAGAACTCATCCTCGTTTATGAGACTGTTCGGGCCCTCctgaggggagagagagagagagacagagagagacagagagagagagacagagagagagagacaaagagagagagagagagagagagagagagagagagagagagagagagagacagagagagacagagagagagagagagagagagagagagagagacagagagagacagagagagagagagagagagagagagagagagagagagagagagagagagagagagagagagagagacagagagagagagagagacagacagagacagagagagagagagagatctcagTAGTGTCATGACTCTCAGTACTGTTTCACACGTCAGAAGATGGAGATATTTAGGAGAAACACTCGATCTGAGAAGTAAACAGCTTGAAGTTTGATGAGTTTCACATTTGTTAAGGAGGAGGAACGTCTTCAGGGAGAAAAAGAACGATCTTCTGTTCACAGCCAGTTTCAACACTGGCCACACGTCTAAGATCTAAACCAGTGCTGCTTTGTTATCAGCTCCAACATTATGGTCTGCCGTCGCTCTTGTGGAATAAATACGCAGAGGAAACTGAGccataaaataaagatttatgaGCAGATTAAAATCAGAGGCACAGAGAGCCTTacttaaagtaataaaaactgtctgtagagagagagcgcacactcatacacacacacacacacacactcatacacacacacacacacacacacacacacgcctacacacacacacacacatacacacacacatacacacgcctacacacacactcgcatacacacacactcgcatacacacacactcgcatacacacacactcgcatacacacacactcatacacacacacacactcatacacacacacacactcatacacacacacactcatacacacacacacacactcatacacacactcatacacacacactcatacacatatatacactcatacacacacactcacatacacacactcatacacacacacactcatacacacacacactcatacacacacacactcatacacacacacactcatacacacacacactcatacacacacacactcacacacacactcatatatacacacatatatatatatacacacacacacacacacactcatacacacacactcatacacacacactcatacacacacactcatacactcatatacacacagacacacacacacacatacacacacacacacacactcatatatatacacacacacacactcatatacacacacacacacacactcatacacacacacacacactcatatacacacacacacacacacacactcatacacacacacacacactcatatacacacacacacacacacacactcagtattcTGGCAGAGATGATGAGGTCATTAGTGGGTGAAATATTTACCCTTACTTTATCACAATTGATTGGATTTAAAGTAATGTGTTAGTGACATTTTTGTGCAGAGCTGCGGCGCTACATACAGAAGCACTCTGTTTAATCCCAGTGCACTAGACGGCCATTCTGAGTAAACAGGGACAGAAAAGTGCTAAAATGCCCTTTTAAGTGCTTTTAAAGTTCTGGAGTTGCACTTGTTCTGTCATTAATCGTATGAATGTACCATAGATAATCAGGAAGAATAATTAGTGGTTATTTAGATATTCTTCAgtgtcttttaaaaacaaacaaacaaataaataaataaaatcctacCTCGTAATCCGGGCCTCCGAAATGAGATTTCTTCTTCAGCTCAGACAATGCTGTTTTATAGGCCTCCTccactctcctcctcctctccgtCTCCTGCAGCCAGACAGGGAGAGCGATTGAGAACGAGAGGAATGAATGAGAGAAATGGAAAGCGCATGTGGGATGGCGAGAGAACGAAGGAGACACCGAGAGCGAGAGTCAGACGTTAGAGTTTATTACGATACGCCGTCTCGTACGGAGAAGGACGGGACGCTGGGACGCAATTCGCGAACGACTGCCTTGTAAAATGTCagactaattatttatttattccaatttctttcatatatttttaaatgaaagcttGCAAAACATTTTGGCTTCtggttgaaaataaaaaaatcatgtcatGACTTttaacagaatcagaatcagaatcagattaaGTCCTTGTTTGTTCCGTTGAGAAGAAACAGTTCTGATTTATCAGATTAAAAGTTTTCATTCTTGCGTgtattcatccttagtaaccGTCTCATCTTTGTCCGGATGCTCAGACCGAAAAAGGTGGTTACAGCTTGGATACTGTACAAGTACTAAAGGTATAATGAACAGGTTCTGAACATTAGGCTACAAGCTACAGCTGTGAGAACGACCCTTAACTCCGTCTCGGTCACATCCTCCGGCTGGTTGGATGAGTTAGGGATTAAATCTGAAATATAAAGTGAATGTTTTccatttctcactcactcattcactaccgcttatccgaactacctcgggtcacggggagcctgtgcctatctcaggcgtcatcgggcatcaaggcaggatacaccctggacggagtgccaacccatcacagggcacacacacacacacacacacacacactcattcactcacgcaatcacacactatggacaattttccagagatgccaatcaacctaccatgcatgtctttggaccggaggaggaaaccggagtacctggaggaaacccccgagggttTATATTTCTTAATATATAAAATGGTCAACATGTTCAATGAAACAGCATCGCATCTTAAAGAGGAGCTGATGAAGATGAATACCTGATCTATTCTAAACAGGAACAAGACTTCGTTTCTCCAAGAGATCCATCCAACTGGAATTGGACCCGTGTGAGCAGGAAAGCCTTTACGTTTCGGCCCGTATTCACTTCAGGCTCGACTCCAGATCCGGACATTGTGTCTAAACAGACGCTGGTACGCTGAGCATCTCTGCGTTACACCTTTTCGCTGGTGTTCAGATGAATAAAACGGCGGCGCTCTAGTCAGCGACTCCACCGCCGCACCGACGGCTCGTTTATCACCGGTTCCTGTAACTGCGTGCTGTAATACAGCGACACACTTCCACCTACACACCACCTAAACTCCTGCTGTCGTGTCACACTGGCTGCTTTCCgtactgtttttctttctaactTTTGCAGCCGTTACAGAACGAAAGCTTTGTGTAGTTGTGAGTCACGGTGAACCGGTCAAACCTTTTTCTGTTTAATCCCCATGTTTGTTGTCCTTTATCCTCTTTACGGCTCGTGTGGAGATATAATCGAGTCGTGGAACTCGTTAGACGTTAGAGATATCGGTGTATTCTTTAATCTTATGGGGTATAAAGGTATATATATCGCCAGCAAGACCCTGAATTCATCCCACTGTCTGTGTGGGGTTTCCcattgtgtatgagtgtgtgtgtgtgtgtgagagagtgagagagagaatgtctcATCCAGAGATTAGTCCCAGTGTACACAGTAACACCAGCTGTAtctcaaccctgaccaggataacgTTCTACCTCAATGAAGAACAATGAACGAAaactctgaggtttttttttttttttttttttttaaacacatttgtacaaaatatttagcttttttttagtGTGTCTCAGTGCAGGTGAAAGCCCCAACATTTCCCCCCACATGATGTACCTTATCCAGTCTCCTCTGCCAGCTGTCCTCTCTCTTCACCATCAGGTCGATGCAGTGCGAGAGCGTGGCCAGGATTCCCGCCGTAGTGGCTTTAAACGTGATGGCCTCGCCTTTAAAATCGATCCCGTTCAGGCCTTTAGTACTCAGAGACTGGAACACTACGGAGCCGAACATAATGACGACCGTTACTGCGTTTgttaaacagaaattaaaaataaatctggaaaAATACAGCATTCGAATGAGACAAATTAAAGGGGCGATATGACGTTTTTTAGAACGCGTTGCCCGCCGCCTCGGAGACGCTTCTGATTCCAaactttatctgtttgtttattttatttttacattattttactcTGTGGAAAACACACATGCCTGATGGAGTGATATGGTAGAGAAATCATGGTAGGTGAAAATTATTTCTgggacagaaaaataaattaaacaaaatactaAAATGAAGTAATCACCCAAAAAAACAATAGCAGTGTATAGCAGTAATATAAATTGGTGTTTTAAAGAGATCTGAACTTAAAtttgatccacacacacaaaatacattacCCTTTaaagccccacacacacacacacacacacacacacacacacacgcgcgggAAGTTTAAAGCTTATGACCGGATCAAAGATGTTCGTTTATCTAATTTATATCACAAACAATAAGCAAATTGTTCTGAAGTAAACCTAACCTTTTACTAACCTCAAAACCTCATGAGTTCCATGTTTCagtcaataaacaaacaaacaaacaaacacacaaaacaggagAAACTTACGCTTCTCTCTGCTGCCGTTGTGGTTGTGCAGGAATTCGCCATCAGTGCGAGTAGTAGGAAAGTCGTCTTCATCATCCTCCACAactggacacacaaacacacacacacacacacagcatgaacTCAGAGACCCTGGTGGAAGTGGAAGGCAGTGACTAGAGCTGCCAGTAGATCAGAAGCACAATGAGACAGCAAGTGTAGAAATCCAGCACAAAACACAGCACCACAATGGACCTGCTCTTTcctccgagagagagagagagagagagagagagagagagaggaggcagaaaaaggaaagaatggGAGTAGAGGCGTGATCAAAAGAATGGAGAAAACAATGAGAGTGAAAGgaaaagacagagtgagagatgacGAGGGGGAGGACTGTGAACGGATAAAAGAAGTAGTTGATTGtgtgcagaaagagagagagagagagagaaggagatagagagaggcagagtgagagatggagatatagagatagagagagacggagagagagagttagcaggagaaagagagacaagagagagagatatatatagagatatagagagagacagagagagagagagagagaggaagagagagaggaagagagatggggagagagagagagagagagagagagagagagagagagagagagagagagagagatgaagagagacggggagagagagagagagagagacggagagagagagagatgaagagagacagagagagacggagaaggAGGGGGGAAGGATGAAAGAGGGGGGTGATGCAAAAGTAAGGAATGAAAAAGTGAGAGTTAAGGAAAGACAAAGACACTTGAGCTAAAACAGGAGAGAGATGGAGCTGTGTGTTCACGTCACGTCTGTTCTGTGTATAAAACCAGCCACTCGTCGCAGTTATTCTTATTTCACAGCAACCCGACAATCAttagaattttattattattattaaacatcaaCACATGAACTTTTTATCCGTCTCCAGTTATATTTAAGGCAGTGAACGTCTGTGAAACAATTCGTGTGATGTCATATCCAGTCTGCGCCCGTATTCGCAGCAGGAACTAACTGCCATAGCCGCTGTTCTAGGCGGCGAATCCGTCCTGACCATCAGACTCGAGGATTGTTGGAAAGTTATACCGATATGACGGGGGTGGGGGTGAGGGCCGAACGGTTTCCTGCGTTTCTGGATCTTTCCGAACCGTCGGCTGGTGTGTTGTACGTGGTGCTACCTGTGTGGCGTATTGTTAGTAACACAAAGGCGGGTGTTGTATTACAGTGTTGTCACGGTGTGCGTCACTCACTCTTATCCCTCTGCAGCTCGTCTTTGGACACGGCGTCTGAGCAGGCGTCAAAATATTTCTGCAGTGTGTCCACCTGCCTGCACAGGATGTCTCTGAACGTCTCCATCTCGGCTAGTTTCTCTCGCAGACTGTGGCCCTTCTgcaatcgcacacacacacacacacacacaccgtttacTACAGAGTTCCAGAGTTATGGCTGTGCGATATGATGGTATAAGATCTAGTTGGTAATCAATTTCTCTGCGCTAAACTTCTCGGTGATCTCTTTAGAACTTGTGAGTCATGATTTGTAGAAATGTGTATCGTGATATGATATTTTTCAATCAGACTGTAAAGTTCTTTCTGGAAACTTGGGATGTGGAAGAAGGGATATGCGAAGCGTGGGGGTGAACAAAAggttggagctgtgtgtgtgtctctgtgtgtgtgtctctctgcgtgtgtgcgtgtctctctctgcatgcgtgcatgtctctctctgtgtgtgtgcgtgcgtgtctctcgctgtgtgtgtgcgcctgtgtgtgtctctgtgtgtgtgtgtgtgtgtattttcacacCTTAAAAGAGGACGTTGAAGTGGCAGAGTAGCTGCTGGTAGCTGAGGTGAGAGAAAGCATGGAGCCATGTCTCCTCAAACTGGACTCAGAGCCGTAACCAGACTCGACctgggggaaagagagagagagagagcgagagagagagagagagagagagagagagagcgagagagagagagagagagagagagagagagagagagagaggagggaaagTTAGTAAGTTAATAAGACACTGAAAAacatgcagcttgtcatgtgcTGACATTAACACTTAAGGGAAGGAGACTTCAGCGTGAAACACATCCTATTACTTTagaatgaatgaggtgtttgaGAATCTAACAGGGCTGTGATACAAGCTCGGGACGTTCTCACGTTGTAGTCCAGAACCCGAGGGATCCGAGCGGCCGCCTTCTGTTTACTAGCGTTTTGGTTGCCATGGTTTCACAAAGCAAAAATGTGTCAAAAAAAAGTCTTACACGGGATCGACAGGACAGATCGTTTCACTACAAATCTGTAAGTTGCACCGGAAGATTCCTCCAGAGACTCTTTATGAGTAACGGCTTAAAATAGAGTGTGTTAGGTGGCGTATAAACACGCGTGCACACCTGAGGCGAGGCGAGGTGAGGCGAGACAGGAGACGGAGCAAGACGAGACAGGCCCGGCTCGGCGTCTCATGCTCTTACACAAACAACGAGCTGACGCAAGGTGTTTCTCATGAAGGGAGAGAAATCATgcaacggtgtgtgtgtgtgtgtgtcatattcAGGGTGTGTTCACAGTTCATACTTTACGACACACTTCCATAAGCTTCTATTACTGTACGTTCTCGACTACAGAGCTCAGTTCACGCTCTTTTACGCTTCCTCTCCAACACGACTTCTCGTTACTCGTCTTACTAAGATCCAGGAAGCAGGTAAAGGAATGTAGAACGTTTACAGCTGCTAGAACACGAGTCTGAACAGGAACGAACCGGCATCGTGAACGTTCCTCGACGACGGAATAACCAGAATTATAAACGAGCAGAAAGACAATCGCCGCTCTGTGGGAGGAAGGAATGTGTATAGTTcattttcccaaaaaaaaaacttgaccaGGTACATTCTAATGACTGTATATTTCCTTCAGAAATAATACGTTTAGTCGTAGAAACTGGGTGTCGAATTTAACCAGATaattaagaaaacattttaaatatttttttttaaaccaacatTACGATATTGTTCTATTTATTTAGGAAAGAAATAATCATATAAACCCTAAAACACTGAATGTGCCCATTTTTTGTGGGTTGCTATAAAACAAGTGTTTAATACTTGGCTCAGAATGTAATAAAAATCAGTTCCTAACCCCAGAACAAATCAGCGTTATGGGCAGCGCTGATGAGATAACGTCCAACAGACACCTGTTTATAGCCAAGAGCTGACATTCACCTCATGATGAACTGAGGCGTCATGGTGCTACTTTGACACTAGAGGGCAGTGAAGCTCACTCGGTGTTCAGTCTCGGTTTCCAGAGTTAACTCCAGTTCAAACACAATCCTCCTGATCAACACCACTCACTCTTACAGTCGCTCCGGCCAATCGGCTCGGCTCACGGTGACAGAGACCCTGTAACGTAACCAATCACAGGCTTGGAGGAGTCTGAGTTTATCTGATCGATCGCTGATGAAATCTAATAGTGTAAAGTCAGAATccaatctaatatatatatatatatatatatgagagagagagagatactgtgcgtgtgtgtgtgagagagagaagctgtgtgtgtataaatgaataaataga
This genomic interval from Tachysurus vachellii isolate PV-2020 chromosome 17, HZAU_Pvac_v1, whole genome shotgun sequence contains the following:
- the cert1b gene encoding ceramide transfer protein isoform X2, which codes for MSSSPLSNGKQMSDNQSWNSSGSEEDLDTDPGPHGGGVAEFSGVLSKWTNYIHGWQDRWVVLKNNTLSYYKSQDEREYGCRGSLCLSKAVITPHEFDECRLDISVNDSVWYLRAQDPDHRHQWIDSIEQHRVESGYGSESSLRRHGSMLSLTSATSSYSATSTSSFKKGHSLREKLAEMETFRDILCRQVDTLQKYFDACSDAVSKDELQRDKIVEDDEDDFPTTRTDGEFLHNHNGSREKLFQSLSTKGLNGIDFKGEAITFKATTAGILATLSHCIDLMVKREDSWQRRLDKETERRRRVEEAYKTALSELKKKSHFGGPDYEEGPNSLINEDEFFDAVEAALDRQDKIEEQTQTEKSRVQRPSPMPSGDIYSTMGTHRFAEKVEEMVQSHMIYSLQDVGGDANWQLVVEEGEMKVYRREVEENGIVLDPLKATHAVKGVTGHEVCHYFWDTEVRNDWETTVENFNIVESLSDNAIIIYQTHKRVWPASQRDVLYLSAIRKIMASNENDPDTWIVCNFSVDHENAQPSSRCVRARINIAMICQTLVSPPEGNKEISRDNILCKITYVANVNPGGWAPASVLRAVAKREYPKFLKRFTSYVQEKTAGKPILF
- the cert1b gene encoding ceramide transfer protein isoform X1, whose product is MSSSPLSNGKQMSDNQSWNSSGSEEDLDTDPGPHGGGVAEFSGVLSKWTNYIHGWQDRWVVLKNNTLSYYKSQDEREYGCRGSLCLSKAVITPHEFDECRLDISVNDSVWYLRAQDPDHRHQWIDSIEQHRVESGYGSESSLRRHGSMLSLTSATSSYSATSTSSFKKGHSLREKLAEMETFRDILCRQVDTLQKYFDACSDAVSKDELQRDKIVEDDEDDFPTTRTDGEFLHNHNGSREKLFQSLSTKGLNGIDFKGEAITFKATTAGILATLSHCIDLMVKREDSWQRRLDKETERRRRVEEAYKTALSELKKKSHFGGPDYEEGPNSLINEDEFFDAVEAALDRQDKIEEQTQTEKSRVQRPSPMPSGDIYSTMGTHRFAEKPPTPPTSPLSCDVVLSPTRHHEHMFSAEVEEMVQSHMIYSLQDVGGDANWQLVVEEGEMKVYRREVEENGIVLDPLKATHAVKGVTGHEVCHYFWDTEVRNDWETTVENFNIVESLSDNAIIIYQTHKRVWPASQRDVLYLSAIRKIMASNENDPDTWIVCNFSVDHENAQPSSRCVRARINIAMICQTLVSPPEGNKEISRDNILCKITYVANVNPGGWAPASVLRAVAKREYPKFLKRFTSYVQEKTAGKPILF